ccccactaacttcaggtacgccaccttcttagcttccactttaccttgaaccacttcattccaccaccagtctcctttgtgcccaccagagacgcccgtcgagactcctaacacctctctcgctaCCTCCCTAATACAATCTGttgtcgctgaccacatagtactcgcgtcaccactgctcctccaagctctTATAGCCAacaaccgcccctccaactcTTGGGTTTTATcattagttaaggctccccacctgattctcggactttctcgagtagaccttttcctcctctttaacataataccaacgtccatcaccaagagcctatgttgcgttgcgagtatctcacccggaatcaccttgcaatccttgcacattCCTCTGTCACCTCTCATGAGGAGAAGATAGTCAATCTAAGTCTTcgccaccgcattttgaaaagtaaccaaatgcctcTCCCTCTTTGGAAAGTTAGAGTTcacaatcaccaacccaaaagccttagcgaagtctaacaacgatgtacctcctccgttcctctccccaaaaccgaagcctccatgcaccttGCCATAACCATCTGTagtcgacccaatatgcccattgaaatcccctcctatgaatagcttctcaaTAGGCGGAACCTGACacacaatctcatctaacccctcCCAGAAGCGTTGTTTAACCTCCCcatctaggcccacatgcggcGCATATGCGCTAACGacgtttagggtgcactctccaaccaccaacttaataatcatcaatctatcattcactcgtctaacctcgaccacagactctctaagttccctatccaccaagatgtccactccattcttacctttctaGACTCccgagtaccaaagtttatacccgtctGTGTCCTTCGCCCTCGACCATACCCACCTAGTCTCttggacacacgctatattgaccctcctctttTGGAGGATCTTCGgcaactctatagacttacccgtcaatgtacctacgttctatgacccaattctcaacctacaaaCACCATTGTTCCCTTtgcctcccgccccaccccctCTAACCCCTGCCCTACCTCCTGCCCCACCCCCCGTTCCCCCCaaggacatgacctcactcgaccagGGGAATCACTATCACGCACAATATAACATACCAAACCAGAAGAAGACAAGTTGCAACTACAGGCACACTAATACGGTGAATAAACTAATACGAACTAAGTTGTCAACAATTTAACTAACACAACAAAGGAAAATTGGaaaacgggaggtaccaactcaCACAAGTCCAATATTAACAAATAGAAAATTTTAAGCAAGAACAATAGAACCTGAAGTCAAATACCCTaagcttaccactagagcaactcactcttgtcaaaTACCATAAGCTTAAATTTTCATAATTTGAATATCCAATAActtgttaaaataaaataaaaatcccTAAACATTTACAAAATGAGCAGGCGACCAGTGATTTCTACAGTGATAAAGAAGTTTGGCAAGGTCTAAAACTTGATTTCTATGTCGacccaccaaaaaaaaaaaaaaaatcaaatacccaCATCCCCCACTGCCGTAGGTATCTAGAAAAAAATTAATTGGTAATAATAtgaatatcttttttttttttttttaatctttataacatttaatttttttttatatattcaaATATTCAATGAAATAAATTTCTCAAATGCAAATTAATCTATAGAAAAAATGGTGAGGTTTTATTGTACTTGTTATGTGTGGCGTCCATTTCTTGACGTAAACAATTACCTACCATTCTTTTGGTGATTATAAACAGAAACTATAATAAACAATGATTAGCGCGCGAGAGAATCAGGAATCAAACAGAGAGAAAACAAAGCGATGGCTGCTCCGGCTGCCGAGGGTCTGGCCGTTACGGCGCTCCGGTCGGTGTTCCACCGTGTCCGGCAAGCTGCGGAAAGGTCCGGCCGCCGCGCTGATGACGTGAGAGTGGTGGCCGTGAGCAAGACTAAGCCTATTTCTCTAATTAACCAAGTTTATGATGCTGGTCACCGATGTTTCGGTGAAAATTACGTCCAAGAGATTATCCAGAAGGCTCCCGAGGTACTCATCTGCTCCATTTCAGCAGTGGTTACGCTAATTGAGTTTTAGGTTGTGACAAATTGTTTACAGGAAAAAAAATTGGATGTAAATGGAGCTGAATAGATATAAAGGATTCATGTAGCTGAGTTAATTTGGGATTGAAACATACTCCCTCCATCCCATTTTGTGTGGCATAGCACGAAAAAAGAAACTTTTGAAAATTGTGTTTTAAAATAAGTTGTATAtatatttgtgtgactataaatcaatcttattaaaatttaattttttctaaTATAGAAAGgtgtaataataatttttttctaaTATAGAAAGGAGTAATTgagtagttgattttattttttttggtgcAATATTGAGTACGTGTTCTTGAAATGCAGCTTCCTGAGGACATTGAATGGCATTATATTGGGCATTTGCAGAGCAACAAAGTGAAGCAACTCCTGAGTACGAGCTTATTCAAATATATGTGCGAATTTAGTTTTGTTATGATCCAGCTTCCATAGGATCTTGTATTTAGTTCATTTGATTCTTTTCCAGTTGCGATGTTTCTAAAATGCAAGTCTGCATTTTTTTCCGTCAGTGTATTATCTTCTAACTGTTTCCAACTAAAAGTTTGTTTCTTTGTGCTAATTGTCTGTAAGATAAGGTCGAATTGTCTGACTCGAGTATAAAAGCTTTTCTTTTTAGTATCCAAATAGGGCCAAATTGCCTTTCGATGCTTAACTTGGGGAACTACAAGCCTGCGTATTTTCTCTCAAATGTATT
The DNA window shown above is from Nicotiana tomentosiformis chromosome 8, ASM39032v3, whole genome shotgun sequence and carries:
- the LOC138897031 gene encoding uncharacterized protein encodes the protein MIIKLVVGECTLNVVSAYAPHVGLDGEVKQRFWEGLDEIVCQVPPIEKLFIGGDFNGHIGSTTDGYGKVHGGFGFGERNGGGTSLLDFAKAFGLVIVNSNFPKRERHLVTFQNAVAKT